In Vicugna pacos chromosome 10, VicPac4, whole genome shotgun sequence, the following proteins share a genomic window:
- the LDHA gene encoding L-lactate dehydrogenase A chain isoform X2, producing MGEPSGGYTYTQTSVLFFHAKIPFRSKSKMATLKDQLIQNLLKEEHVPQNKITVVGVGAVGMACAISILMKDLADELALVDVMEDKLKGEMMDLQHGSLFLRTPKIVSGKDYNVTANSRLVIITAGARQQEGESRLNLVQRNVNIFKFIIPNVVKYSPNCKLLVVSNPVDILTYVAWKISGFPKNRVIGSGCNLDSARFRYLMGERLGVHPLSCHGWILGEHGDSSVPVWSGINVAGVSLKNLHPELGTDADKEQWKAVHKQVVDR from the exons ATGGGTGAGCCCTCAGGAGGCTATACTTACACCCAAACGTCAGTATTATTTTTCCACGCCAAG ATTCCTTTTCGTTCTAAGTCCAAAATGGCAACTCTCAAGGATCAGCTGATTCAGAATCTTCTTAAGGAAGAACATGTCCCCCAGAATAAGATTACAGTTGTTGGGGTTGGTGCTGTTGGCATGGCCTGTGCCATCAGTATCTTAATGAAG gACTTGGCAGATGAACTGGCTCTCGTTGATGTCATGGAAgacaaactgaagggagagaTGATGGATCTCCAACATGGCAGCCTTTTCCTTAGAACACCAAAAATTGTCTCTGGCAAAG ACTATAATGTGACTGCAAACTCCAGGCTGGTAATTATCACAGCTGGGGCACGTCAGCAAGAGGGAGAAAGCCGTCTTAATTTGGTCCAGCGTAACGTGAACATCTTTAAATTCATCATTCCTAATGTTGTAAAGTACAGCCCAAACTGCAAGCTGCTTGTGGTTTCCAATCCAG TGGATATCTTGACCTATGTGGCCTGGAAGATAAGTGGCTTTCCCAAAAACCGTGTTATTGGAAGTGGTTGCAATCTGGATTCAGCCCGGTTCCGTTACCTGATGGGGGAAAGGCTGGGAGTCCACCCGTTAAGCTGTCATGGATGGATCCTGGGGGAGCATGGAGACTCTAGTG ttcctgtATGGAGTGGAATAAATGTTGCTGGTGTCTCCCTGAAGAATCTGCACCCTGAATTAGGCACTGATGCAGATAAGGAACAGTGGAAAGCAGTTCACAAACAGGTGGTTGACAGGTAA